In Streptomyces ambofaciens ATCC 23877, a single genomic region encodes these proteins:
- a CDS encoding phosphoadenylyl-sulfate reductase, with protein MTVVQEERTTEELKALAERAGRELEDASALEILRWAAETFGSRFCVTSSMEDAVVAHLASRALPGVDVVFLDTGYHFPETIGTRDAVEAVMDVNVITLTPRQTVAEQDAEYGPELHDRDPDLCCALRKVKPLEEGLKGYQAWATGLRRDESETRANTPVVGWDEKRRKVKISPIAKWSQEDVQTYVDEHGVLTNPLLTDGYASVGCAPCTRRVLEGEDARAGRWAGRSKTECGLHG; from the coding sequence ATGACGGTGGTTCAGGAAGAGCGTACGACCGAGGAACTCAAGGCGCTCGCCGAGCGGGCGGGACGCGAGCTGGAGGACGCCTCCGCGCTGGAGATCCTCCGGTGGGCGGCCGAGACGTTCGGCAGCCGCTTCTGCGTCACCTCGTCCATGGAGGACGCGGTCGTCGCCCACCTCGCCTCCCGCGCCCTGCCCGGCGTGGACGTGGTGTTCCTCGACACCGGCTACCACTTCCCGGAGACCATCGGCACCCGGGACGCGGTCGAGGCCGTGATGGACGTGAACGTCATCACGCTCACGCCCCGGCAGACGGTCGCCGAGCAGGACGCCGAGTACGGCCCCGAGCTGCACGACCGCGACCCCGACCTGTGCTGCGCGCTGCGCAAGGTCAAGCCGCTGGAGGAGGGCCTGAAGGGCTACCAGGCCTGGGCGACCGGCCTGCGCCGCGACGAGTCCGAGACCCGGGCGAACACCCCCGTGGTCGGCTGGGACGAGAAGCGGCGGAAGGTGAAGATCTCCCCCATCGCGAAGTGGTCACAGGAAGACGTGCAGACGTACGTCGACGAGCACGGCGTCCTCACCAACCCGCTGCTGACGGACGGCTACGCCTCCGTGGGCTGCGCGCCCTGCACCCGCCGCGTGCTGGAGGGCGAGGACGCCCGCGCGGGCCGCTGGGCGGGCCGCTCCAAGACCGAGTGCGGACTGCACGGCTGA
- the sirA gene encoding sulfite reductase SirA, translated as MAATPPNPAAATPRRKVSRHRGEGQWAAGHFTPLNGNEQVKKDDDGLNVRTRIETIYSKRGFDSIDPGDLRGRMRWWGLYTQRKQGIDGGKTAVLEPEELDDSYFMLRVRIDGGALTTAQLRVIGEISQEFARGTADITDRQNVQYHWIRIEDVPEIWNRLEGVGLSTVTACGDTPRVMIGSPVAGIAEDEIIDGTPALEEMKRRVLNNPAYSNLPRKFKTAISGSPVLDVVHEINDVAFVGVEHPEHGPGFDLWVGGGLSTNPKLGVRLGAWVPIEDVPDVYEGVISIFRDYGYRRLRNRARLKFLVADWGAEKFRQVLEDEYLKRKLTDGPAPADPTSRWRDHIGVHRQKDGRFYVGFAPRVGRVDGTLLTKVADLAEAHGSGRVRTTVEQKMIVLDVEEGRVDSLVESLEALDLTARPSTFRRGTMACTGIEFCKLAIVETKARGASLIDELERRLPDFDEPLTINLNGCPNACARIQTADIGLKGQLVLNDRGEQVEGYQVHLGGALGLEPGFGRKVRGLKVTAEELPDYVERVLKRYEAEREDGERFATWAARASEEALS; from the coding sequence ATGGCCGCCACGCCGCCGAATCCTGCTGCCGCGACCCCCCGCCGCAAGGTGAGCCGTCACCGCGGCGAGGGCCAGTGGGCGGCCGGTCACTTCACCCCGCTCAACGGCAACGAGCAGGTGAAGAAGGACGACGACGGTCTCAACGTACGGACACGTATTGAGACGATCTACTCCAAGCGCGGTTTCGACTCCATCGACCCCGGCGACCTGCGCGGACGCATGCGCTGGTGGGGGCTGTACACCCAGCGCAAGCAGGGCATCGACGGCGGAAAGACGGCCGTCCTGGAACCGGAGGAGCTGGACGACAGCTACTTCATGCTCCGTGTCCGCATCGACGGCGGCGCCCTGACCACCGCCCAGCTGCGCGTCATCGGCGAGATCTCGCAGGAGTTCGCGCGCGGCACGGCCGACATCACCGACCGGCAGAACGTCCAGTACCACTGGATCCGGATCGAGGACGTCCCCGAGATCTGGAACCGCCTCGAGGGCGTCGGCCTGTCCACGGTCACCGCCTGCGGCGACACGCCCCGCGTGATGATCGGCTCCCCGGTCGCGGGCATCGCCGAGGACGAGATCATCGACGGCACGCCGGCCCTGGAGGAGATGAAGCGCCGGGTCCTGAACAACCCGGCGTACTCGAACCTGCCGCGCAAGTTCAAGACCGCGATCTCCGGATCGCCGGTGCTGGACGTGGTGCACGAGATCAACGACGTGGCCTTCGTCGGCGTCGAACACCCCGAGCACGGGCCGGGCTTCGACCTGTGGGTCGGCGGCGGCCTGTCCACCAACCCCAAGCTGGGCGTGCGCCTCGGGGCCTGGGTGCCGATCGAGGACGTGCCGGACGTCTACGAGGGCGTCATCTCGATCTTCCGCGACTACGGCTACCGGCGGCTGCGCAACCGCGCCCGCCTGAAGTTCCTGGTCGCCGACTGGGGCGCGGAGAAGTTCCGCCAGGTGCTGGAGGACGAGTACCTGAAGCGGAAGCTGACCGACGGCCCGGCGCCCGCCGACCCCACCAGCCGCTGGCGTGACCACATCGGCGTGCACCGGCAGAAGGACGGCCGCTTCTACGTCGGCTTCGCCCCGCGCGTCGGCCGCGTCGACGGCACGCTCCTGACCAAGGTCGCCGACCTGGCGGAGGCGCACGGCTCGGGCCGGGTGCGCACCACGGTCGAGCAGAAGATGATCGTCCTCGACGTCGAGGAGGGACGGGTCGACTCCCTGGTCGAGTCCCTGGAGGCGCTCGACCTCACCGCCCGGCCCTCCACCTTCCGGCGCGGCACCATGGCCTGCACCGGCATCGAGTTCTGCAAGCTCGCCATCGTCGAGACCAAGGCGCGGGGCGCCTCGCTGATCGACGAGCTGGAGCGCCGGCTCCCGGACTTCGACGAGCCCCTCACCATCAACCTCAACGGCTGCCCGAACGCGTGCGCCCGCATCCAGACCGCGGACATCGGCCTCAAGGGCCAGCTGGTCCTGAACGACCGGGGCGAGCAGGTCGAGGGCTACCAGGTCCACCTGGGCGGCGCCCTCGGACTGGAGCCCGGCTTCGGCCGCAAGGTGCGCGGCCTCAAGGTCACTGCGGAGGAACTGCCGGACTACGTGGAGCGCGTGCTGAAGCGCTACGAGGCCGAGCGCGAGGACGGCGAGCGCTTCGCCACCTGGGCGGCCCGCGCCTCCGAGGAGGCCCTGTCATGA
- a CDS encoding putative leader peptide — protein MPGTGIALVSRRHVDLGRMSSAICPGR, from the coding sequence ATGCCTGGAACTGGAATTGCCTTGGTGAGTCGGCGGCACGTCGACCTCGGCCGCATGTCCAGCGCCATCTGTCCGGGCCGCTGA
- a CDS encoding GNAT family N-acetyltransferase, translated as MTNIAVTTWSLEQTAPTDLLPAAAPEGDVRIVRSEVPSPEFSRFLYASVGGDIRWTDRLGWSHARWREHLERPGVETWVAYDHGTPAGYVELSSGDDGVVEIEYFGLIPAFRGRRIGGHLLSYGAARAWDLADRWPGLATTKRVWLHTCSKDGAFAMDNYQRRGFRLFDTRVEEEPDVATPGPWPGAFPA; from the coding sequence ATGACCAACATCGCCGTGACCACCTGGTCCCTGGAGCAGACGGCGCCGACCGACCTGCTGCCGGCCGCCGCACCGGAGGGGGACGTCCGGATCGTCCGCTCCGAGGTGCCCTCCCCCGAGTTCAGCCGCTTCCTGTACGCCTCGGTGGGCGGGGACATCCGCTGGACGGACCGGCTCGGCTGGAGTCACGCGCGGTGGCGGGAGCACCTGGAGCGGCCCGGAGTGGAGACCTGGGTCGCCTACGACCACGGCACCCCCGCCGGGTACGTGGAGCTGTCGTCCGGCGACGACGGGGTCGTGGAGATCGAGTACTTCGGCCTGATCCCGGCCTTCCGGGGCCGGCGCATCGGCGGCCACCTGCTCTCGTACGGTGCCGCCCGCGCCTGGGACCTGGCGGACCGCTGGCCGGGCCTGGCCACGACCAAGCGCGTGTGGCTGCACACGTGCAGCAAGGACGGCGCGTTCGCGATGGACAACTACCAGCGTCGCGGCTTCCGCCTCTTCGACACCAGGGTCGAGGAGGAGCCGGACGTCGCCACCCCCGGACCCTGGCCCGGAGCGTTCCCCGCCTGA